A single window of Gammaproteobacteria bacterium DNA harbors:
- a CDS encoding zf-TFIIB domain-containing protein: MKCPKCHTGDLAPVNYSRAYTVHRCNNCHCLWFPEESYKALKKEWMSQAALDIGDPKIGRELNKLKNIKSPVTGKVMKTVIDERQPHIQYEVDVDGYGALFDPGEFTDYVEENISDFFQSFMANVKQRKDSKVKSDSASVVSVVVNEVAKKAIRKKIAKKTIKKVAVAKKKITKKKATNKKTTKKKINQKKSVTKKKGAKKLPAKKKVIKQRSVGKIIAKVAKKMIKKTAKKLSKKPAKNISKKSVQKKSKKK; the protein is encoded by the coding sequence ATGAAATGCCCGAAATGTCATACGGGCGATTTGGCGCCAGTTAATTATAGCCGTGCTTACACGGTGCACCGCTGTAATAATTGTCACTGTTTATGGTTTCCCGAAGAATCTTATAAAGCCCTCAAAAAAGAATGGATGTCGCAAGCCGCGTTAGATATTGGCGACCCTAAAATTGGTCGCGAGTTAAACAAACTTAAAAATATTAAAAGCCCTGTTACTGGTAAGGTAATGAAAACAGTAATAGATGAGCGTCAGCCTCATATTCAATATGAAGTTGATGTTGATGGTTATGGCGCGCTGTTTGATCCAGGCGAATTTACCGATTATGTAGAAGAAAATATTTCTGATTTTTTTCAAAGCTTTATGGCGAATGTGAAGCAGCGCAAAGACAGTAAAGTGAAGTCTGATTCCGCAAGTGTTGTGTCTGTTGTCGTAAACGAAGTTGCTAAAAAAGCAATACGTAAAAAAATCGCTAAGAAGACTATTAAAAAAGTGGCTGTCGCAAAGAAAAAAATCACTAAGAAAAAAGCCACTAATAAAAAAACGACCAAGAAAAAGATAAATCAGAAAAAATCAGTAACCAAAAAGAAGGGTGCTAAGAAACTGCCCGCTAAAAAGAAAGTCATTAAGCAAAGATCAGTTGGTAAAATAATTGCCAAGGTTGCAAAAAAGATGATTAAAAAAACAGCTAAAAAACTCTCTAAAAAGCCCGCCAAAAATATCTCTAAAAAATCAGTGCAGAAAAAATCTAAAAAGAAATAA
- a CDS encoding arylesterase, producing the protein MHNSINYHPYRPAYYQLHRIIKQANKGLWQNILIGIVGLWCGLCTIAQAAEPLTPSKKILIVGDSLGASYGVATESSWANLLSNRLAQQSPAYSVINASISGDTSSSARSRLPALLAQHQPNIVIIELGGNDGLRGLPVEMIERNLSNMVETTQASNAKVLLLGITLPKNYGTAYIHQFDKMYHKLAKNYHVSVLPFLLKDIAGHAGMMQNDGIHPTAAAQPKILENIWPLLKPLL; encoded by the coding sequence ATGCACAACTCGATCAATTATCACCCTTATCGGCCAGCGTATTATCAGCTGCACAGAATCATCAAACAAGCCAACAAAGGGCTGTGGCAAAATATTCTTATCGGCATCGTAGGCTTATGGTGTGGCCTGTGCACTATCGCACAGGCTGCAGAACCACTAACACCGAGCAAAAAAATACTTATCGTCGGTGATAGTCTAGGAGCATCGTATGGGGTCGCGACAGAATCAAGCTGGGCAAATCTTTTGAGCAATCGCCTTGCCCAACAATCGCCTGCTTATTCAGTCATTAACGCCAGCATCAGTGGTGACACCAGCTCTTCGGCACGCTCTCGTTTACCTGCATTACTGGCGCAGCACCAACCGAACATTGTAATTATCGAACTGGGTGGCAATGATGGATTACGCGGATTACCGGTCGAGATGATTGAACGTAATTTATCTAATATGGTAGAAACGACGCAAGCCAGCAATGCCAAAGTATTATTGCTAGGCATTACCTTACCCAAGAATTACGGCACAGCTTATATTCATCAGTTTGACAAGATGTATCACAAGCTGGCAAAAAATTATCACGTAAGCGTATTACCGTTTTTATTAAAAGATATCGCTGGCCATGCGGGAATGATGCAAAACGACGGCATACACCCTACTGCCGCAGCGCAGCCCAAAATCCTGGAAAATATCTGGCCACTTTTAAAACCATTGCTTTAA